TTAAATCTTTGCTTTTTATATCCATAGACAGGATCTCCTACTAAGGGGTGCATTATATGACTCATGTGAACTCTTATTTGATGTGTTCTTCCTGTTTCTAATCTACATTCTACTAAAGTATGATTTTTAAATCTCTCTACAACCTTGTAGTGGGTTACAGCATGCCTTCCATCTTTCACTACTGCCATTTTTATTCTATCTACAGGGTGTCTACCTATAGGCGCCTCTATAGTTCCCTCTTTATCCTTTATTATGCCCTCTACCAAAGCCATATATACTCTAGAGATTGAATGTTCTTTAAACTGAACTGCCAAATTATTATGAGATTTGTCATTTTTAGCTACAACCAATACTCCAGAAGTATCCTTATCTATTCTATGAACAATACCAGGTCTTGCTACTCCATTTATACCTGATAGATCTTTACAATGATTTAAAAGAGCATTAACTAGTGTCCCTGAATATACCCCCGGAGCTGGATGCACTACCATATTTTGAGGTTTATTTACAACTATTAAATCTTTATCTTCATATACTATATCTAAGTCAATATTTTCTGGCTCTATTTGAAGTAATTTAGGGGCTGGAATATTTACTTCAATATTATCTCCAACTTTTAATTTATAATTTCTCTTTTTTTTATTGTTATTTACTAAAACATTTCCTTCTTCTATAATTCCTTGAAGATAGGATCTAGATTTATCCTCAAATGTTTTAGATAAATATAAATCTAATCTTACATTATCAAATTCTTTTTCTACTTGTAAACTTATTTTCTCCATAATCTACTCTTCCTTTAATATGTATATAGCTAATAATGCAGTACCTAAAACTACTAACATATCCGCTACATTAAATGTAGGGAAATAATAAACATCTTTATAGTGTAACATAATAAAATCTACTACAAATTTATAATAAATTCTATCTATTAAATTACCTATAGCACCACTTATTATTAATGCTAAAGATATCTTTAATAATTTTGAAGTCGGCTTGTACTTTATAATAAAATATGCTACTCCTAAAATTACAATTGCAGTTATTAAACTCAAAAATATTAATCTATTTTGAAATATTCCAAAAGCTGCTCCTCTGTTTTCCAAATAAGAAAAACTAAATAAGTTTTTTATTATAACTATATCTTTACCCGAAGCTAATGTATTTGAAGCCCATATTTTACTTATTCTATCTAAAGCTATGCCTAATATTAATATAACTATTTCCAAAATATCCCCCCTATTACTATAAAATCATGGTTTATTATGAAATAAAATATTTTATAAATTAAATTGAATTTTAAATATAAAATATTCATAAAATTTTATATTTAAGTTCCTTTTGTAAAAAATTATTCTAAAGTTCAGTGTTCTATTATAAATAGGCTCTCACTGAACCTTAGAATCAATTTATTCCATGACTACCTGCTCTTTTATACTTAATTTTTTAATCATATAAAGTACTCTTATAATATTCATTGCTTATTCTCTCTACTGGTTCTACATAACCCTCTTCTTCTAAATCCTGTTCTTCTCCTACATTATAGTATTCATCCATGTTTTTCATCTTATTAAAAAACTCTACACTTTGATAAGAATCTTCTGCATCAAACTCTACTTTTGTAGTTTTATCGTTATAACCATATCCAAAAGGATACCCTAAAACTTTCTCTTCAACAGGCCTTTGAACTGAGTTAACATTTTTTTCAGTTATATCATTTTGACATTTAACACAAAACTCTGCATAAGGAACAAATTCTAATCTTTGATTTGGTATATGTTTACCACATTTCTTACAAACTCCATAACTTCCATCATCTATATTATTTAATGCATCATTTATTTTCTTCATTATAGATATTTCATTTTCTTTAAGAGCCAAGCCTTTTTCTTTTTCGAAAAGTTCTGATCCTGTATCTGCAGGGTGATTATCATAATTAGATAATTCCATGCTAATAGCAGAATTAGAATCTATAGTTTCATTATTTTTCATTTCCTCTAATAGATAGTTTACATTTTCTTTCTCTCTTATAAGTTTATCTTTAAAATATTCTAAAGAATTTTTATCCATAGGTTATAAACCCCTTTCTCCATAGAACTTTTACTTTCTTAATGATATTTTAAGTATATTTATTTTATTTATTCTATGTAAAAAGCTTTTAATTAACCTAATTTTAGTTATAATTTTATTTTATATAATCCTAATTTAATTATTGTAGCTATTATTTTTTCAAATTAAATTTATACATTATAATTTTAAAGATTTACTTGAGAAAATTGCATAATCCATTTATAAATATAATCAAATCACTACATTGTATCGATTTATTCATTTAAAGCCAATACATTGTATGTAAAGTTTCAATTATGCAATTTATTCACTTATATAAATCTAAATTAACTCATAATCTAAACTAAACAAACTTAAAGAATTAGAAAATGATATTTCTGTACATTGATAATCTTTAATTAAAGTATGTTTTTTATTTTTTAAAGATAAAATAAAAAAAGCTAACGCTATTCTGTGGTCTTTGAAACTTTCTATCTCTAGGTATTTATCTATATAAGATTTGTTTCCTTCTACAATTAAATCTCCCTTTTCATACATAGCATTTATTCCAGCTCTATTTAAATTTTCTATAATAGCTTTTACTCTATCACTTTCCTTAAATTTTAGTTCTTCTACAGATTTAAATATAGTTTTACCTTCACTAAATGCAGCAACTACAGAAAGTACTGGTATTTCATCTATTATATTAGGTATAATATGTTTTTCTACTATTATACCTTTTAAAGCACTTTCTTTTACATATATATTTCCTACAGGTTCATCATTTAATAAATTTCCTTTTTCTATTTTTATATTTGCTCCCATGCATTTTAAAACATTTATATATTCAATTCTGCCTTCATTTAAAAGCACATTTTTTATACACAAATTAGACTCCTTTTGAAGCAAAGCTGCTGAAACTAAAAAAGCTGCCGAAGATATGTCCCCGGGTACATATATGTCTTTACTGTTTAGCTTAGATTTTTTTATAGTTATTTCTTTTTTATAAATACTTTTCTCTTCTACATTAGAATATATATTTCTTATGTTTATCGAAGCATCCAAATATTTTAGCATTCTTTCAGTATGATCTCTAGTACATTTTTCTTCTATTACTGTAGTCTCCCCATCACACATTAATCCTGCCAATAATACACAGGATTTTACTTGGGCTGATGCTACTTCCATATTATATTTTATAGACTTTAAACCACTATGCCTTAAAAATTTAAGTGGTAATTTATTATCTTTGCTTTCTATTTTTGCTCCCATTTTTTCTAAAGGTTTTATAATCCTCTTCATAGGTCTACAACTTAAAGATTCGTCACCTACAAATTTTGCTTCTGCTCCTATGCCACTTAGAACACCCGACATAAGCCTTACTGTAGTTCCTGAATTTTCAGCTTGCAATACTTCTGGTTTCTTATTAAAATTTTCATATCCTGGCGAATTCACCTTTAACGTATTTCCTTCTATCTTTATATCTACTCCAAGTTTCTTCATAGATTCTAAAGTAGCCATACAATCTAAGTTCTTTGGGAAATTATAAACTTTATATTCACCTTTAGCTAAAGCTCCTATTATTAGAGATCTATGACCTATAGATTTATCTCCTGTTATTTCATATTCTCCTTTTAAGCTTTCTTTTAGTTTTTTAACTAATAAATCCATACTTATTCACCAATTTCTTAATATTAATATATCATTTTGTTAAATTTAATAATTCTATAGTAGTCAAAATTTTATTAGTAAAATTATGCTTTTCAATTATAGTCTTTATTCCAACTAAATTTTATTAAAAAAGCTTTTTAAACCTTTGATTTCTATCAATCTATAATACTAGTTATTTTACTTATCTTATCTATTATTTCTCCCATATCTTTAACATTTATAGTCTGTCTAGCATCAGATATAGCATTATCAGGATTTATATGACTTTCTATTATAACCCCATCTGCTCCTGCAGCTATAGCAGCTAAAGACATTGGCTTTACATATTCCCTAAAACCTGTAGCATGGCTTGGGTCCACTATTATAGGAACTCTATATTTATCTTTTATTACAGCTACAGTATTTAAATCTAATGTATTTCTTGTATAACTTTCAAAGGTTCTTATACCTCTTTCACACAATACTACATTCATATTTCCTTCACTCATTATATATTCTGCTGCATAAATCCATTCGTTAAGAGTAGCACTCATACCTCTTTTTAAAAGAATTGGTTTTTTAGTTTTACCTACTTCTTTTAAAAGAGTGTAATTATACATATTTCTTGAACCTATTTGTATCATATCAATATAATCATAAGCCTTATCTAAATCCCTAGCATCCATTACCTCGCTTACTATAGGCATGTTGAAGTTTTCTCCGCATTTTTTTAAAATTTTAAGTCCATCAAATTTTAAACCTTGGAAAGAATAAGGAGAAGTTCTTGGTTTAAAGGCTCCTCCTCTTAATATATGAACACCTAAATTTTTAAGGTTTTCTGCTATAGCCATAACAGTTTTTTCATCTTCTACTGCACAAGGTCCAGACATAATTATCTTTTTATTTCCACCTATAATTATATCTCCTACCTTAACTTTAATATTTTCACCATTTTTCTTATCTATTAATAATTTTTCCATTAAATCACCTACGAAAATTTCTTCCTTTTCTCTCTTCTTTTGAATGAGGCTATCACATTAAGCATAAATTCTACAATATGTTATTTTAACTTTTAATTTACAAATCCGCATATTGTGTGTAAATTTTTTAATGCAATAGTTCCATATTGGTTTTTCAACATATACTATTGATGCAATCTTATATGTTTTTAAGCATTCCTTTTAATATATTAGTAGAATTCTTTATAGCTATTGTCATGAAATCCTCATATTCCATATGAGCTCCTGTACTTGCATTATCTGATATAGATCTTATAACTACAAAAGGAATATTATTTAAATGAGAAACTTGAGCTATACTTCCACCTTCCATTTCACAAGCTAGTGCATTAAATTCTTTGCACATCCATTGAACCCTTTCTTTATCATTTATAAATTGATCTCCTGTAACTATTCTTCCTACTACACATTTATGTTCTGTTTTGTTTTCAAAAGCTTTCTTAGCCTTTTCTATTAATTCAGTATCACATTTAAAATCAAAAGTATCTAATCTTGGAATTTGTCCTATTGGATCTCCAAAGGCAGATGTGTCCATATCATGTTGAACTAAGCTATCTGCTACTACTACATCTCCTGGTAATACATTTTCTGCTGTTCCTCCAGCTATACCTACATTTATTATTTTATCCACTTTAAAATCATCTATAAGTATTTGAGTACAAACTGCTGCATTTACTTTACCTATTCCACATCTTACAACTACCACATTATTGCCCCAAAGTTTTCCAAAGTTAAAAGTCATATTAGCTTTAACTTGTTTTTTCTCTAAATCTAATTCCTTTAATAATAATTCTAATTCCTCATCCATTGCACCTATAATACCTATTGTCATTTAAACTTCCTCCCTATCTATGCTTTCTTTTATAGCTTCAATAATTTCATTTTCATCTACTTCTACTTTTACTTTCACTTTACCTACCTTTTCTAATAAAGTAAATCTAATTTTATCTCTATTTTTTTTATCATGTCTTATAGCATACAAAAATGTTTTATAGTTGTCAACTTTATAGAAAAGTGGTAAATTTAACTTTTTATATAATTGCACTATTTTATTATA
Above is a window of Clostridium sporogenes DNA encoding:
- the aroF gene encoding 3-deoxy-7-phosphoheptulonate synthase — encoded protein: MEKLLIDKKNGENIKVKVGDIIIGGNKKIIMSGPCAVEDEKTVMAIAENLKNLGVHILRGGAFKPRTSPYSFQGLKFDGLKILKKCGENFNMPIVSEVMDARDLDKAYDYIDMIQIGSRNMYNYTLLKEVGKTKKPILLKRGMSATLNEWIYAAEYIMSEGNMNVVLCERGIRTFESYTRNTLDLNTVAVIKDKYRVPIIVDPSHATGFREYVKPMSLAAIAAGADGVIIESHINPDNAISDARQTINVKDMGEIIDKISKITSIID
- the lspA gene encoding signal peptidase II → MEIVILILGIALDRISKIWASNTLASGKDIVIIKNLFSFSYLENRGAAFGIFQNRLIFLSLITAIVILGVAYFIIKYKPTSKLLKISLALIISGAIGNLIDRIYYKFVVDFIMLHYKDVYYFPTFNVADMLVVLGTALLAIYILKEE
- the aroA gene encoding 3-phosphoshikimate 1-carboxyvinyltransferase; protein product: MDLLVKKLKESLKGEYEITGDKSIGHRSLIIGALAKGEYKVYNFPKNLDCMATLESMKKLGVDIKIEGNTLKVNSPGYENFNKKPEVLQAENSGTTVRLMSGVLSGIGAEAKFVGDESLSCRPMKRIIKPLEKMGAKIESKDNKLPLKFLRHSGLKSIKYNMEVASAQVKSCVLLAGLMCDGETTVIEEKCTRDHTERMLKYLDASINIRNIYSNVEEKSIYKKEITIKKSKLNSKDIYVPGDISSAAFLVSAALLQKESNLCIKNVLLNEGRIEYINVLKCMGANIKIEKGNLLNDEPVGNIYVKESALKGIIVEKHIIPNIIDEIPVLSVVAAFSEGKTIFKSVEELKFKESDRVKAIIENLNRAGINAMYEKGDLIVEGNKSYIDKYLEIESFKDHRIALAFFILSLKNKKHTLIKDYQCTEISFSNSLSLFSLDYELI
- a CDS encoding TraR/DksA C4-type zinc finger protein, with the protein product MDKNSLEYFKDKLIREKENVNYLLEEMKNNETIDSNSAISMELSNYDNHPADTGSELFEKEKGLALKENEISIMKKINDALNNIDDGSYGVCKKCGKHIPNQRLEFVPYAEFCVKCQNDITEKNVNSVQRPVEEKVLGYPFGYGYNDKTTKVEFDAEDSYQSVEFFNKMKNMDEYYNVGEEQDLEEEGYVEPVERISNEYYKSTLYD
- a CDS encoding RluA family pseudouridine synthase translates to MEKISLQVEKEFDNVRLDLYLSKTFEDKSRSYLQGIIEEGNVLVNNNKKKRNYKLKVGDNIEVNIPAPKLLQIEPENIDLDIVYEDKDLIVVNKPQNMVVHPAPGVYSGTLVNALLNHCKDLSGINGVARPGIVHRIDKDTSGVLVVAKNDKSHNNLAVQFKEHSISRVYMALVEGIIKDKEGTIEAPIGRHPVDRIKMAVVKDGRHAVTHYKVVERFKNHTLVECRLETGRTHQIRVHMSHIMHPLVGDPVYGYKKQRFNLKGQMLHAKLLGFIHPTTGEYMEFESSIPEYFKKIIKILRNELI
- a CDS encoding 5'-methylthioadenosine/adenosylhomocysteine nucleosidase, with protein sequence MTIGIIGAMDEELELLLKELDLEKKQVKANMTFNFGKLWGNNVVVVRCGIGKVNAAVCTQILIDDFKVDKIINVGIAGGTAENVLPGDVVVADSLVQHDMDTSAFGDPIGQIPRLDTFDFKCDTELIEKAKKAFENKTEHKCVVGRIVTGDQFINDKERVQWMCKEFNALACEMEGGSIAQVSHLNNIPFVVIRSISDNASTGAHMEYEDFMTIAIKNSTNILKGMLKNI